The DNA segment AGATGCGCGAGCTGGGCCTGCCCGTCGGCATCGGCTGCGACGGCTCCGCCTCCACGGACCATGCCTCGCTCTGGATGGAGACCCGGGCGGCACTGCTGCTGGGCCGCTACCGAGGCGGACCCGGCGCGATGACCGCACGCGACGCCCTCGACATCGCGACCCGTGGCTCGGCGCGCTGCCTGGGCCGGGACGACGAGCTGGGCCACCTGCGGCCCGGGGCCTGCGCCGACCTCGTCGTGTGGGACCTGCACGAGGTCGCCCTCGCCGGCGCACTGAGCGACCCTGTGGAGGCCTGGCTGCGCTGCGGGCCGGCCCGGGCCTGGACCACTGTGGTCGGCGGCCGGATCCTGGTGGACCGGGGCGAGCCCCGGTTGGCCGGGCTGGCGGACGCGTTGCGCGGGCACGAGCGGATCGCGCGGCGGATGCAGCAGCGTGCCTAGGCGGCTGGCGACGGACGGCGGACTGCAGACGGCGGACTGCGGATGGCAGACCGCGGGTGGCCCGCTGTAGGCGGCCCCGCCGGGCAGGCGCCTCGGTCACGCCCGCCGGTCCGACCAGTCCGGCTCTGTCTCGGCCCACTCCTGCTCCCACTCGGCCAGCCGCCGCCGCATCGCGCCGTGGCGTACGACGGCATGGCCGAGCAGAATCACCGCGACCGCGCCGCCCGCGGCACACACGCCGATCGTGACGGTGTGCTGCCAGACGGCCATACCGCTCGCAGGCGGGGCCGTGCTCCGGCCCCGGGAGTCCAGCCACACGTCGACCGTGTCGCCGGCCCGTGTGCCCGCCGGGACGCGTGCCGTGGCCGTACGAGGGCCGCCTCCCGGCTCGGTCCAGCGCACCGTCGCTCTGGCTGACGGCTGCCGTCCGCCCTGCGCCAAGGGAACCGCGTCGACGGACTTGCCGAGGACCTCGGCCCTGACGTGCCGGCGATCGTCCCGCTGCTCCCGGGCCACCGTCCGGGCGCCGTCATGGGCCCACCATGCCGCGACCGCCCCGGCCAGGGGCGCGACCACGAGCAGCAAAAGGGCCACGGTGAGTACCGTCCACGCCTCGACGACATCCGACCGGCGCCGCAGTGGACTGCGCCGCCAGCGCCAGCCACGCACCCGATATCGCATGGCGTCCAGGTACCCCGAACGCCGGACATGGTTCCTGACGATCCCGGACGAAATGCGCTCCGTACCGGCCGTCGTTCAGCCGAAGCGTTCGATCCGGATGCGGTCCACGGGCTGACCTGCCGCCACGAGCAGGCGTGAGGCGTGCTCGGCGAATCCGTTGGAGCCGCACACATAGGCCTCCCACCCACCGGGTGGCTGCGCGGCCAGGAGTGGCGCCACATGTGCGGCGGCCATACGTCCTACGGGCACACCCTCCGGCGCACTGCGCGTGAACACGGGCGTCGTCTCCGCGCCGTACTCCTGCGCGTAGATCAGCTCCTCGGGACTGCGCGCCGACACCAGCAGTCGCAGCGGCACGTCCAGCCCCCGCGCCCGGTGGTGCCGCACCATCGACATCAGCGGTACGACGCCGGAGCCGGCGCCGACCAGCAGCGCGGGCCGGTCGCCGGGCCAGGCGAAGAAGCCGCTGACCGGGCCGCGGACCTCGACCGTGTCGCCGGGCTCGGCCACCGTGTGGAACCAGCTGGAGACCTCACCGTCCTCGACATGGTCCACGGTGAGCTCGATGTGCCCCGAGTCGTCCGGCGCGGACGCGATCGAGTAGTGGCGCTGGGCCACATAGCCGTCCTGTGCCGTTAGGCGCAGCAACAGGTGCTGGCCGGGCAGATGGCCCACCCAGGCAGGCACAGCGAGTCGGAACGTGGCGGCGAGCGGGGTCTCGCGGCGGACCTCGGTGATCGTGGCGGTCTGCCACATCGCGGCGGCCTCGTCGCCGACGGCGATCCGCCCGGGCACCGCGAAACGGGTCGGGGGAGCGAACGCCAGGGCTGCCTCGGCTGCCTCGGTTGCCTCAGTCACGTCCATCGCCTCAGTCACCCGAGTACCGCTGCTCTTCCCACGGGTTGCCGCGGGCGTGGTAGCCGTTCTGCTCCCAGAAGCCAGGCTCGTCGTGGTCGAGGATCCGCAGGCCCGCGATCCACTTGGCGCTCTTCCAGAAGTACAGGTGCGGCACCAGCAGCCGTGCCGGTCCACCGTGCTCCGGGGCGAGCGGCTTCCCGTCGTACTCCCAGGCGATCCAGGCCCGTCCGCCGGTCAGGTCGGCGAGCGGAAGGTTGGTGGAGTACCCGGTGTGTGAATAGGCGACGGCATGGGTGGCGGACACATGGGGCCGGACCACGGCAAGGAAGGCGTCCAGCGAGACGCCCCCGAACCGCACGCCGAACTTCGACCAGCTGGTCACGCAGTGGATGTCGCCCTCGTACCAGGACGCCGGCAGCTCGTGTGCCTGATCCCAGCTCCAGCTCCGTGGCTCCTCGACCAGACCGTCGATGCGGAAGGTCCACTCGGCGGGCGTCAGCTCGGGGGTGACCTCGGCGGACAGGACGGGCCAGTCGTCGCCCGCGTCGTACTGGCCGGGCGGCAGTGCGGCGTTCCGGACGCGGGGGCGTCCGGTGAAGCCTCGGGTGACGTTCATACGGGTGGTGCCTCCAGGCCGCCGTCGGCGGTGGCCCGCGGGTCGAGCGTGATCAGTGCGTGCTCATTCTTGCTCATTCAACCGTACGCGCTCCGGTGGCCCGCTTTCGCCGATGCACGGGAGCGTTCGTGATCGTTGGGGTAGGGTTTCCCTCCGGCCGGGACAGTCCCCGCCGCACGGAGTCCAGGAGGTGAGACCCATTACCGCTGTGTCAGGTCGGGTGCTCCCACCTCGAATCGGCGCGGATCACCGCCGGTAGGCGACCGCGAGAGCATCCTTCGGCTTCCGAAAGGCTCTCGGCTCCCATGCCTTCTCTCTTCTCCCCGTCACCCTCGCCTTCCCCGTCGCCCACGGCTGCCTTGCCTTCTGCTGCCTCGCCGCTCTCGCGTGACGCCGTCGTGACCGCACTCCGCGCAGCCGGCTGTGTCTTCGCCGAGGACGAGGCCCGGCTGATCCTGACAGCCGTCGGCACCCCGGACGAGCTGGCCGCCATGGTGGACCGGCGTGTCACCGGCCTGCCCCTCGAACTCGTCCTGGGCTGGGCCGAGTTTCGCGGGCTGCGCATCGCCGTGGAACCCGGCGTCTTCGTGCCCCGTCGCCGTACCGAGTTCCTGGTCGAGCAGGCCCTCGCCCATGCCCGGGACGCGTCCGTCGTCGTGGACCTGTGCTGCGGCTCGGGAGCGGTCGGCGCGGCGCTGGCCGCGGCACTCGGCCCGGTCGAGCTGCACGCCTCCGACATCGACCCGGCGGCGGTGCGCTGCGCCCGCCGCAACGTGGGCCCGTTCGGCGGTCGGGTGCACACCGGCGACCTGTTCGAGGCGCTGCCCGGTACCCTGCGCGGCCGGGTCGGGATACTCGCGGCGAACGTGCCGTACGTACCCACCGACGAAGTCGGGCTCCTGCCCGCGGAGGCCCGCGACCACGAGCCGCACGTCGCCCTCGACGGCGGTCCGGACGGACTCGACGTCCTGCGCAGGGTCGCAGCCGAGGCGCCCCGCTGGCTGGCCCCGGGCGGCTGCCTGCTGATCGAGACGAGCGAACGCCAGGCGCCGGCGGCCCTGGACGCCTTCACCCGCAGTGGACTGGCGTCGCGTCTGATCGTCTCGGAGGAGCTGTACGCGAATGTCGTGGTCGGCCTCAACCGGGCCGGCCATTAGGGCCTGTCGTTTGGGTCAGGTCGGCTGGGAGGTGCTGCGCCTTTCGGCCGACCCGAGCGGGGTCTGGTGCGTGCAGCTGCAAGGCGGAGGAGGGCGGCGACGCGATGGGGGTCCCCCCGCTCGAGCGAAGTCGAGAGTGGGGGAGTCGGCAACCGACGACAACGCGGCAGATGTGCGTGCCAGACCCCGCGACGCCCGCATGATCCAAACGACAGGCCCTGGCGGACCACCCGCCCCGGCGGTCAACCAGGCGGCAGAACACGGGCGATGAGCAGCGCCACGTCGTCGGAGTTCTCGGGCTGGTGGAGGGTGCGCAGCAGGAGGTCGCAGACCTCCTCCAGCGGACGGTCGGGGCCGTCGAGGAGTTCCAGGAGGGCGGCCAGGCGTTCGTCGAGCGGGTGCTGGCGGGTCTCGACGAGGCCGTCGGTGTAGAGGACCAGGCGGTCACCGGGTTCGAGGTCGACCGTCGTCGTGGAGAACGCGACTCCGCCGACGCCCAGCGGTACCCCGGTGGGCAGTTCGAGGAACTGCGGGTTCCGGCCGGGGCGGAGGCGGGCCGGCGGCAGGTGTCCCGCGTTGGCGATCCGGCACTGGCGCTGCTGCGGGTCGTGGACGACGTAGACGCAGGTGGCGATGGAGTGGTCGAGGCCCTCGGTGATCTTGTCGAGGTGCTCCAGGAGCCGGGCAGGTTCGAGGTCGAGGGAGGCCAGCGTGTGCGTCGCGGTGCGCAGCCGGCCCATGGTGGTCGCGGCGTCGATGCCGCTGCCCATCACGTCGCCGACGACGAGCGCGGTCTTGCCGCCCTCCAGCGGAATCACGTCGAACCAGTCGCCGCCGACCTCGGCGCTGGCGCCCGCGGGCTGGTAGCGGGAGGCGACCTCCAGGCCGCCGGTCACCGGAGGATGGCTGGGCAGCAGGCTGCGCTGCAGGGTGAGGGCGATGTCGCGGGCGTTCTGGTACCAGCGGGCGTTGTCGATCTGCACGGCCGCGCGGGACGCCAACTCACGGGCGAGCAGCAGGTCGTCCTCGCTGAACGGCAGCGGATTGCGGGTGCGCTTGAGATCGAGGGCGCCGAGGACTTCGCCGCGCGCGATCAGCGGCACCGCCAGATAGGAGTGCACGCCCGCGCGGCCCAGCTGGACGGCGGCCTCGGGGGAGCGGGCGATGCGCGTCAGGTCCTTCTCCTCGACATGCGCCACCATGACCGGGCCGGCCGTGCGCACACACTCCGTGACCAGGCGGTCGGGGCCGTAGCGGGCCACCTGGCCGGGCTGGTCGGCGGCGTCGAGGGCCACCGTGTCGTGCTCCGCCTTGACGGCCAGGGCGCGGATCACGGCCGATTCCGCGGGCCCGAGGACGCTGCGTCTGCCCTCCACCACGGCTTCCAGCAGATCCACGGCCGCCACGTCGGCGAGTTCCGGCACGGCGACCTCGGCCAGCTCGTGTGCCGTGCGGTCCAGCTCCAGTGTGGTGCCGATGCGCGCGGAGGCGTCGGCGATCAGGGCCAGACGCCGCCGTGCCGTCTCGGTCTCGACGGCGGCCTGGTGCTGCTCGGTGATGTCCACTGCCATGCCGGCCACACCGAGCACTGTCCCGGCGGAGTCCTCCAGCCGGTACAGCGAGATGGACCAGAAATGCATTACGTCCGGGTCGGCCAGGGTCCGGCCCATGATGCGCTGGTTGATGAGCGCGTCTCCGGTCCGCAGCACCTCGCGCAGGGCTGTTTCGATCGCCTCGGCGGCGTCGGGATCGGGCAGCAGCTCACGTGGTGTGCGGCCGAGGTGCTCTTCGGCCGGGATGCCGTTGAGCTGCGCCAGCGCCGGGTTGACCGAGACGTAGCGCAGCTCGGTGTCCATGACGGCCAGCCCGATCGGGGCCTGGGCGATCGTCCGGGTCGACAGCGCGACGTCCCGCTCCACCTGGCGGACCGTCGCCTGGTCGGCGCACAGGCCCAGTGCGTAGACGTCCCCCTGGTCGTCCAAGAGCCGCATGTTGCGGAACTCCACCAGCCGCGTGCCGCCGTCCTTGTGCCGGATCGGGAACGCCCCGGCCCAGCCCTCACCGGTCTCCATGACGTCGGCGAACAACTTGACGACCAGATCCACGTACTGCTCGTGGACCATGATCCGGGCGGCGTACTCGCCCAGCGCCTCCTGTGCCGGATAGCCGAACAGTTCCTCGGCCTGGGGGCTCCACAGCACGATGCGGCCCTCGATATCCAGCACGACCGAAGCCACGCCGAGCACATCGAGCAACCCGCTCGGCCCTACCGGCCCGCGCACCGGCTCGTCGCCCCCGGCCACGGGACGTTCGGCTGCTGACATCCGCACCGCCTTCGCCCATCCTCCTCGCGGCACGCCACTCCCCCGTGCCGACTCCCCTTGTTCTACCGCGTTCAACCGTCTTCGGGCCCCCCTTGGTCGTTCTCCTCCACCATCCCTCAACACGGCGGCGGGCGTCCGCCGAAGTCATCACCGGGGCACGTGACTGTGGCCGATCAGACAGCGCCTGTTCGCTCGGTTGGTCTGTACATGACCATACGGGCCCGCCAGACTGTCCGCCGACCCGCACCCACCCCCCAAGGAGTCGGTCCCATGGCCCTGCGCGCCAGACAACGTTGTCAAACCGCTCTGACCTGCCTCGTCGCCCTCGCCTCCGCCGCCGTGCTGTCCACCGCGACACCCGCACAGGCCGCCGACACCTGGACGGAGGTGGGATCCGACCGCGCCGACCCGCTGACCGAGAGCCAGGGGCTGACCTCCGTAGAGGTCCCGGCGAACAGCCCGAACCGTTACACGGGCATCGGCACCATCCCCGCCTCGGTCTCCAGCCGCGGCTGGAACCACGTGGGCGACCCCGACGCCTCCTACAACGGCTACTACATCGAGCCGTACCAGGCGGACTCCGGCAGCGCCAAGATGTTCCGGGTGCAGGCGCCGAACGGGACCTGGTCCGAGTACGTCCACGCGCTGGGCTCCGGGGAGGCGCTGAACAACTCCTTCGTCGCCGTCACGCCCGGCGGCCAGTGGATGGTCTCGGGCGAGTGGGGCACCATGACCCGCCTGCTGGTCCACCCGACCCCTGGCGTCAACCCCGCCACGTCGCCGTCGGCGAACCTCCCCTGGACGTCCAGCATCCGGCTGGACCACGCCGTACGCGACATCCAGGGCTGCGACTTCCTCGGCGCCACGACGCTGCTGTGCGCCTCCGACGACCCCGCGGGCACCCTCTTCGGCATGACCAAGCCGCTGCTCCAGATCGACCTCTCCGCCGAGCCCGGCTCGTCCGACGTGACCGGACACGTCACGGCCCTGCGTCAGCTCCCACTGCGCAGCTCCTGCTCGGGCGAGTTCGAGACGGAGGGCATCGACTACGACCGGCGTACCGGCACCCTGCGCGTGATCGTCATCTCGCCGGGATTCTGCGTGCTGACGGACAGCAAGACGTACCGGTTCACGCGATGAGCTGCCGCTTCACGCGCGGCCAGGGCCTGCCCTGGGTGCGGACGGTGTGGTTCCGCCGCTAGTGCCGGGCCGCACGTGGTGCTTTTCTTGGGATTGGGGTCCGGTTCCGCGGGCAACCCGTGACACCGCGGTGCGGCCACGAGAGGAGCGATCACGATGGACCGTGAACGACTGCACGAGGAACCCGTCTCCGTCGAGATCAGCGGATGCAGCAAGGAAGACGCCCGGATCGTGTTCGACACACTGAATGCGTGCTTCGAGTCCGACCGGGGACCCGAGGACGTGCCGCAGCAGCTCCATGAGACGCGCCCCATGGTGTGGCTCGGCACGTTCGAGGTGACGGACGCCCAGGAGTGCCCGGCGCCCGCCCGGCTCTCGGCGTCCGTCGAGGCCGATGCGCAGGGCGGCTACTGGGCCATCGAACGGCTCCGTACGACGCTGGACTCCCTGTTCACGGTGCACGACCTGACCTCCGCCTCGGGCGACCAGGAGCGGGAGCTGCACGTGGTGCTGGAGAGCCGGTCCGGCGGGTCGTGACGCGCCCGCCCCGGGCTCCTCATGACGGGCCCAGCAGGGCGAGCACGGCACGCCGGTATACGGCGTGGACGGCGGGCAGGTCTGCCAGGCAGGCCCGCTCGTCCACGCCGTGCAGCCCCACGTAGCGGACGCCGAAGCCCCCCGTGGCCGGGATGCCCTCGCCCGCGAGCAGGTTGCCGATGTTCGACGGGCCGGCGGTCTTCGGCCGTACGACGACGCCCTCCCCGGCGGCGGCATCCAGCAGTGCCGCCGCGGGCTGCCGGCCCGAGCCCAGTCGATACGGCGGCCAGGACGCCAGCGGCGTGATCGTGGTCGGCCGCGGTGCGGGAACCTTCGCGTCCAGCTCGGCCACCGCCTCGCGGACCAGTTCCTCCGCGGCGCGGGCGTCGAAGGCCGGCGTGATGCGGATGTCGACGCCCAGCTCGCACAGGCCGGGCACCACCGAGAAGCCCTGGCCGCCGTGGCAGGAGGTCACGGTCAGCTTCGGCGGCAGGGGGAACTCGCCGTCGGCGCCCGGGAGTTCGGCTTCCTCCAGAAGCCGTACGAGATGCGCCGCCCGGGAGATGGCACCGGGTGCGGAGCGGCGTGACCCCGAGTGGCCCGAGGCCGCGTGCACCGCGATCGTGGCCCGCCACAGGCCCCGCCCGCCGACCACGACCTCGTCGAGCCCCGGGTAGCCGATCATCACCCCGGCCGGGCGCGCCGCAGCCGGATCGGCCAGGTAGGCGCGGGCTCCGCCGAAGCCGCCCGTGTGCTCGTCGACGTCGAGGAGCACCGCGAGCCCGCCGTGCAGGGCGTCGGCCCGCCCGTGCAGGTCGGCCGCGATGCCGCAGAACGTCGCCGCGGCGTGCTTGGAGTCCGCGGCGCCCCTGCCGCGCAGCCAGCCGTCGACGACCTCGCCGGAGTCGGGCGCGAACGACCAGGCGGTCTCGTCGCCGTAGGGGGCGGTGTCGACGCAGGCGTCCAGTGCCCACCAGGGCCGGGCCGGCCCCCGCGACCTCGATCAGCAGGCCGACGGCGCTGCCCGTGTCGCCGTAGAGGCGGCGATACGGCAGCTCCCGCCCGGCGAGCCAGTCCTCCAGGACGCCGAGGACGGGCCCGTAGTCGTCGATGCCGGCGCGGCTGGGGCGGCGGATCAGGCGCTGGGCGAGATCGATCACGTCGGCGTGTGCCGTCATGGGGCCTCCGTGTGCGGTCATGGCGCCACTGTGCCCGAGCGAGGCCGGTGCCGGTGTCGGGGGTGGGGGCGGCGGCAGTGGTCGGTGTCACCCCTCCCCGGTTGTGCAACTAGTTGCATAAACCCGGTGCGGTCCTCTACAACTACGTCAGGCACGACACCGCCCACGGAGGGTCCCCATGAGCCGTTACCCGCACCTGCTGAGCCCGCTCGACCTGGGCTTCACCACGCTGCCCAACCGCGTCCTCATGGGCTCCATGCACGTGGGCCTGGAGGAGGCCGAGCGAGGCTTCGAGCGCATGGCCGCGTTCTACGCCGAGCGGGCGCGCGGGGAGTGGGGCTCATCGTCACCGGTGGCATCGCGCCCAACGACGAGGGGCGGCCCTACGAGGGCGGCGCCAAGCTCACCACGGAGGCCGAGGCCGAGCAGCACCGGGTCATCACCGACGCCGTGCACAGCGCGGGCGGCCGGATCGCGATGCAGATCCTGCACTTCGGCCGGTACGCCTACCACCAGGACCTCGTCGCGCCGAGCCCGATCCAGGCGCCGATCAGCCCCTTCCAGCCCCGCGAGCTCGTCGACGCCGAGGTCGAGCGGACCATCGACGACTACGCCCGCGCCGCTCGCCTCGCCCGGCACGCCGGGTACGACGGGGTGGAGATCATGGGCTCCGAGGGCTACCTCATCAACGAGTTCATCGCCAGGCAGACCAACCGCCGTACCGACCGCTGGGGCGGCGCGTACGCGAACCGGATGCGCTTTCCGGTCGAGATCGTGCGGCGGGTGCGCGAGGCCGTCGGCGAGGACTTCATCATCGTCTACCGGCTGTCCATGCTGGACCTCGTGCCCGGCGGTTCGACCCTCGACGAGGTGATCACGCTCGCGAAGGCCGTCGAGGCCGCCGGGGCGACGATCATCAACACCGGCATCGGCTGGCACGAGGCGCGCATCCCGACCATCGCCACCTCGGTGCCCCGCGGCGCGTACACCTGGGTGACGAAGCGGCTGATGGGCGAGGTGTCGGTCCCGCTCGTCACCACCAACCGCATCAACACCCCCGAACTGGCCGAGGAGTTGCTGGCCGACGGCTGCGCGGACATGGTGTCCATGGCCCGCCCGATGCTCGCCGACCCGGACTTCGTCGCCAAGGCCGCCGCCGGGAAACCCGAGGCCATCAACACCTGCATCGGCTGCAATCAGGCCTGCCTCGACCACACCTTCAGCGGCAAGATCACGTCCTGCCTGGTCAACCCGCGCGCCTGCCACGAGACCGAGCTGACGCTGTCCCCGACCCGGCGGCGCTTGCGGGTCGCCGTCGTGGGCGCCGGACCCGCCGGCCTCGCCTGTGCCGTGAGCGCGGCCGAACGCGGCCACGAGGTCACGCTGTTCGACGCCGCGAGCGAGATCGGCGGGCAGCTGAACGTCGCCCGCAAGGTCCCCGGCAAGC comes from the Streptomyces sp. NBC_00443 genome and includes:
- a CDS encoding Rv1733c family protein, with product MRYRVRGWRWRRSPLRRRSDVVEAWTVLTVALLLLVVAPLAGAVAAWWAHDGARTVAREQRDDRRHVRAEVLGKSVDAVPLAQGGRQPSARATVRWTEPGGGPRTATARVPAGTRAGDTVDVWLDSRGRSTAPPASGMAVWQHTVTIGVCAAGGAVAVILLGHAVVRHGAMRRRLAEWEQEWAETEPDWSDRRA
- a CDS encoding ferredoxin reductase is translated as MWQTATITEVRRETPLAATFRLAVPAWVGHLPGQHLLLRLTAQDGYVAQRHYSIASAPDDSGHIELTVDHVEDGEVSSWFHTVAEPGDTVEVRGPVSGFFAWPGDRPALLVGAGSGVVPLMSMVRHHRARGLDVPLRLLVSARSPEELIYAQEYGAETTPVFTRSAPEGVPVGRMAAAHVAPLLAAQPPGGWEAYVCGSNGFAEHASRLLVAAGQPVDRIRIERFG
- a CDS encoding sulfite oxidase-like oxidoreductase, with product MNVTRGFTGRPRVRNAALPPGQYDAGDDWPVLSAEVTPELTPAEWTFRIDGLVEEPRSWSWDQAHELPASWYEGDIHCVTSWSKFGVRFGGVSLDAFLAVVRPHVSATHAVAYSHTGYSTNLPLADLTGGRAWIAWEYDGKPLAPEHGGPARLLVPHLYFWKSAKWIAGLRILDHDEPGFWEQNGYHARGNPWEEQRYSGD
- a CDS encoding putative protein N(5)-glutamine methyltransferase: MPSLFSPSPSPSPSPTAALPSAASPLSRDAVVTALRAAGCVFAEDEARLILTAVGTPDELAAMVDRRVTGLPLELVLGWAEFRGLRIAVEPGVFVPRRRTEFLVEQALAHARDASVVVDLCCGSGAVGAALAAALGPVELHASDIDPAAVRCARRNVGPFGGRVHTGDLFEALPGTLRGRVGILAANVPYVPTDEVGLLPAEARDHEPHVALDGGPDGLDVLRRVAAEAPRWLAPGGCLLIETSERQAPAALDAFTRSGLASRLIVSEELYANVVVGLNRAGH
- a CDS encoding SpoIIE family protein phosphatase codes for the protein MSAAERPVAGGDEPVRGPVGPSGLLDVLGVASVVLDIEGRIVLWSPQAEELFGYPAQEALGEYAARIMVHEQYVDLVVKLFADVMETGEGWAGAFPIRHKDGGTRLVEFRNMRLLDDQGDVYALGLCADQATVRQVERDVALSTRTIAQAPIGLAVMDTELRYVSVNPALAQLNGIPAEEHLGRTPRELLPDPDAAEAIETALREVLRTGDALINQRIMGRTLADPDVMHFWSISLYRLEDSAGTVLGVAGMAVDITEQHQAAVETETARRRLALIADASARIGTTLELDRTAHELAEVAVPELADVAAVDLLEAVVEGRRSVLGPAESAVIRALAVKAEHDTVALDAADQPGQVARYGPDRLVTECVRTAGPVMVAHVEEKDLTRIARSPEAAVQLGRAGVHSYLAVPLIARGEVLGALDLKRTRNPLPFSEDDLLLARELASRAAVQIDNARWYQNARDIALTLQRSLLPSHPPVTGGLEVASRYQPAGASAEVGGDWFDVIPLEGGKTALVVGDVMGSGIDAATTMGRLRTATHTLASLDLEPARLLEHLDKITEGLDHSIATCVYVVHDPQQRQCRIANAGHLPPARLRPGRNPQFLELPTGVPLGVGGVAFSTTTVDLEPGDRLVLYTDGLVETRQHPLDERLAALLELLDGPDRPLEEVCDLLLRTLHQPENSDDVALLIARVLPPG
- a CDS encoding M20 family metallopeptidase, which encodes MDACVDTAPYGDETAWSFAPDSGEVVDGWLRGRGAADSKHAAATFCGIAADLHGRADALHGGLAVLLDVDEHTGGFGGARAYLADPAAARPAGVMIGYPGLDEVVVGGRGLWRATIAVHAASGHSGSRRSAPGAISRAAHLVRLLEEAELPGADGEFPLPPKLTVTSCHGGQGFSVVPGLCELGVDIRITPAFDARAAEELVREAVAELDAKVPAPRPTTITPLASWPPYRLGSGRQPAAALLDAAAGEGVVVRPKTAGPSNIGNLLAGEGIPATGGFGVRYVGLHGVDERACLADLPAVHAVYRRAVLALLGPS